One window from the genome of Perca flavescens isolate YP-PL-M2 chromosome 17, PFLA_1.0, whole genome shotgun sequence encodes:
- the egr2a gene encoding early growth response protein 2b, with protein sequence MYPDQSAGGYLATSTCAVSYHGPPSYNPAPKPTVDGAALLSIMPEYGGFYQQSCQRDIHAALIPERKSLPYPLDSLRVPPPLTPLNTIRNFTLGAPTSAADGPMSAAFPSHQSLPLRPILRPRKYPNRPSKTPVHQRPYPCPAEGCDRRFSRSDELSRHLRIHTGHKPFQCRICMRNFSRSDHLTTHIRTHTGEKPFSCEQCGRKFARSDERRRHMKIHLRQKEKRSSAS encoded by the coding sequence ATGTACCCGGACCAGTCCGCAGGGGGGTATCTAGCCACGTCCACCTGCGCCGTGTCCTATCACGGACCTCCATCCTACAACCCGGCGCCCAAACCGACCGTAGACGGCGCCGCGCTGCTCTCCATCATGCCCGAGTACGGGGGCTTCTACCAGCAGAGCTGCCAGAGAGACATCCACGCGGCTTTAATCCCGGAGAGGAAATCCCTCCCGTACCCGCTGGACTCCCTCCGTGTGCCTCCGCCTCTCACTCCTCTCAACACCATCAGGAACTTTACGCTCGGCGCGCCCACGTCCGCCGCGGACGGCCCCATGTCTGCGGCTTTCCCCAGCCACCAGAGCCTCCCTCTCAGGCCCATCCTGAGGCCGAGGAAGTACCCGAACCGGCCGAGCAAGACGCCCGTGCACCAGAGGCCGTACCCGTGCCCGGCCGAGGGCTGCGACCGCAGGTTCTCCCGGTCGGACGAGCTGAGCCGGCACCTGCGCATCCACACCGGGCACAAACCGTTCCAGTGCCGCATCTGCATGAGGAACTTCAGCCGCAGCGACCACCTCACCACGCACATCCGCACGCACACCGGGGAGAAGCCGTTCTCCTGCGAGCAGTGCGGGAGGAAGTTCGCCCGGAGTGACGAGAGGAGGAGGCACATGAAGATCCACCTCCGGCAGAAAGAGAAAAGGTCCTCCGCGTCCTAA